taggtccttccttatTTGACAATTGagttatttaatccttttagcaacttttacacctttttcaatttagtcctttttatttaattaaccacccagaggttaaaattttctgacgaaattttaatactaccttattgatactccataaatatttataaaaatatttacggcttgaTTTATAAAATCGAGATCTCAATACttattttcttcaatttcttgacttaataaatctttataaaacacaaattactaatttaaaaatctgtcaaaaatcacatttggctcataattattaaataaataaatttacgaGCTTATTTGTCAAAtttagtggtctcgaaccactattcCCGACATCATTGAAAGTCGGCTATTACAGTATAGGGACTTTAGAGCATATTTCAACCAATGTAATAATaaacaataagttataataattaatatactaTCTATTACTATTATAATATGTGATATAAGATTACATaatgtaataatttattttaaaactattaatacataCGCGTGTGTGTAATATATATAATTGGTAAAATTAATACTGGATTTTCTAACCAATTTACTTGAATTGATTGGATTTGGTTGCTTAAGTAAATTTTAATAGCTAAATATAATAGATGATATAGTATTACATATTAATAGCTAAATATAATAGATGATATAATATTACATAATATATTAATGTAACATATAACTATggttaaaactattaatacatgGATATAACTATTGTTATATTATAGATTATAATAAAGTATATAGTATCAATAGTTATGTCTAATGTAGTATATTACAATACATGCCTATAACtagaataatatattattattataaatttaatatcttaataaaatattatttttattaaattagactttgaattgagttttaacttttacaaattatattTGGGTATTaagtttaatttctttttattttgggcTATAATCAATTTATTTTGACTTTAGATAATAATGAGTATATTATTTGGATTTGgaaatagtataatatatttgaGTTTTGGTGTAAGTACTTTAGAATATGAGTATTaggtttataaatttaataagaaaGATAACAATTATTAAATTgccaatataatataataaataatattttcgtcaattaatatatatatcatataataatAAGTTTTACATTCAATTAGCAAATTAatctattaaatatatataatttatgcctTTTATAACGcaaaattgaattgtgttgttaTCATAAAAAAGTAAAGTGaattattatattcaaaattaaaatctttataagttaaaaaattcaaaattattaaaatttgtcAGAGCCCACTGGGCTTGATTCAAGCTCGAAAGAGCTTGACCTTGAAAATTTTTGAGTCCGAAAGAGCTTAAACCCAAAAAAATCACGCCCAAAAGAAATCCGAGTCCAAGCTGATTAGATCCCAAAAAAATTCAAGCCCAAGAAAATCTGAATCCGAAGAAAGACTAATCCAAACTTGCTCATTTGCCACCTCTAAGTTAGGGATGGTAGCGAATCGGGATGGGAGCGAATGTTGTTAAATCCATCACCGCTCCATAATTGGCACTCTTTGCTCTACCACCTGCACCACTCTACTATGGTTGTATAATTTTGAAAACCACTACCAGCTCTATAGATGTTGAATACATTCATCCTCGCCCCAGTCCGCTCAACTctactttaatttaatttttctatttgtttttaatttttttaatatcaaataaaatatttaaacataattctttaaaaaatatttaaacataaaacatataaatttttctataaaaataaaaaaatcacccTACCTTACCCTACATCCACTTTCTAAAAAGAAAAATTCGGAATCCATGGTGGACTTGGATTCTTACCACCCTTACTCAAATTCTAACAATTATTGTTGGTGGATTCAGGATGATAACAAGAAGTCTATCATCTTATTATCATCCATCTTTGAAAATCGATTTGAAGTTTCCGTCTTCCATTTTTTTCtcgttttctttaattaattaattaataattattattattattatcattttattcttaatttaattttgattattttattttttatttgagttCCAAGAAACGGTTGaagattcaatttgataaaattcaAACTGCTTCCATTCTTCCGATTCAGCCTTGTGGTTCGTGATTTCGCATAAAAAGAGTTATAGTTTACATATTAACCACAGTAATTAGTACATGATAATTAATAATAAACATAGATGAAATTCAGAGTTATGAATGCAAATAATATTTACATGATGATGGAAATGAAAATATCAAGTTTTTTACATGAGGCAGCACGCATTGACATTGTCGTCGTTGAAAAAGTTGCTGACCTTGTCATCTCCACGATGCGTCATTGGAATGTTGCCATGCCTATGTCCCAGGTTGTAACCATGCCTGTAATAGTTGTAACTCTCCCTGAACTCGTTTGTTGTGTCTTTAAAGTATTCGGTGGTGGAGGTGAAGTACAAAGGAGGATCCGGGTAGGGCCAGAATTCAGCCCTCTTTCCAGCCCTCCTCACTCGTTTCAGCACCATGTTCCGATCAACGTACCCGATCACCGTCACTTTTTCCATTTCTAGGTCCACTTCCACCGAATCTATCCCTAACACAGTATTATCAAGCATTAATTAATTCTAATCATATTATCGTGATGGAATTAATATTGGGTTTTTAATGAAGGAGAATATACCTCTAAGCTTGTAAATGGCGTTCTTCACTATTCTCTCGCAACCAGTGCAGCACATCCTAACTTTGAGGTCCACAGTCTGTAAATAGAGATCAAATTCATAAGTTGTCGACCCTAGATGATCCAAATGCATATGTATGTAGTTTGGGGAATGAAAGGGAAACCTGCAAAGAAAGTGGTGGTCGACCCTTGGGCATGTTGAAGTTGCAGTAATTGATGTTGGTGCTGACGCTTTTCTTCTTGCCTCGGTAGCCATAGATACAGTAAGCGATGACCGATAATAAGGAGCCCAATGCTCTGGCAATTAAGCTAGCCATACAAATAAGTTTGCTCAAGCTTTATAATATAAAGACAAAAGAAAATAAGATCAAATGATGATGGAACACAACCCCAATCGCAGAAGATAATCCTCTATTGCCTTTGCATTGGCATCGATTCCCTTGTAATTTCTAATATCTTTGATAATATAAATAATCCGATAGTACTATATTTCTTGTGCTTGTTTATATCCATTGGACGCTGGCTGGTTGTTCATAGTTTCACACGTACATATGAAGAAAAATTCTAATAAACCCTTTTTGGAGGGAATGGTATCGAAACTCATGTTAATGCTTCAAATATGGGTCAAGCTTAACATGACTGCTGACACATTCAGACTGCTGACACATTCAGAAGAGAATATCAGCTGATTTGGGATTATGGATGAGCTTAAGGAAAGCTGGGTTTTGACGCAAAAGGAAAAAATATATTCCTAAAACCTGTCTTTCCACCGTCTTTTTTAAATACACAATGCAATATATATGCAACCATGTTTATCAGAAAGCCTAAGCAAAGTTTTATTCCTTGCACGTTGTTTTCTTAAGTTACATGATTAATTTTGGTAAGATTATATACCATAGTTttgaaatttgttattatagcGGTGAGTTTAATATTAATAGAGAGGTTTATGTTTGGATTTAATGGTTGCAATAATAAAACGTTCCTATGTTAACAAAATATGTTGaagtttattaaaataaattttaaattaaatatatattaatgaaATGAAATATACGAGAGAAAAAAGTCTCACACCCCAATTGCAACCAATCTCCAGTTAATTTGGACTTTTAATTGTTCAAAGCATTGTtgtgttttaaaacaaaatgaaaaaagtAAACCCAAAATTCAATAGTTTTCAAAACATGACAATGATAAAAGTGCACATCACCTTAACCATACCATCATTTATTTGCTTCCAGATTGAATTTGCAAGGTCTAAATTGTCAGACTAATTTGCTACTGAGCCTAAAGTACAAGGAGTCGCCACATAGTTTAACCCAAATAAATCAACAAGCCATTGCACAACATTCACTCATCAAATGCAATGGGAAATCCCAGTGCTAGCAAGGTTTATTGTGTCCAAATTAAGGCGGTGTTGGTGTAATTTTGCACACCATTTTGTATGCTTTTGCTGAAACAGAGTGAAGCAAAGACACCCAGAAAGTCGTTTTGACAGAATAAACATGAAGTTCATGATTGTATATCAAACACTAGTTCTGGTTTATATGCCAACAAACCTCATCAGTGGTGCTGTCACCCACATCCTGAGATCGAAAAAAATAGATTCTCAGTTAAATCAGTCTAGTCAGTTGATAAGCTACACACATAGATTTTACATTTTTATGCAAGCCTAGAGGAAACAGAACCTTTCCACTTTGCAGTACCATATTACCAATTGATAGTTACAAAAAAGCCAGCCGCAGCTGAGGATTTTAATAAGAATCTGAGACATAGAGAACAAATGCGCTGTTACTCCACACATCAATTCAGGGTAATTATTATTCTTCAAGTAATTACAGGCAACCACTGATCTGTCGAAGCAGAAATGTTCTGAAAGGATAAGAGAAGTGTGTACCGTTTTGCTCAATTTACCTATATCTTGCAAGCCTTAACTATGGTTTCCAAGTGGACATCCCAATTTGATGTCATAAAAAGCCTTGGGATTATAATATTTGATTACTAGTAGTAGGGATCAACAATTCTTCTTCTCACTGCCAACACCATGAAAACATATTTAGGAAGAATGGTGTTGGGGCCTTGACTTTATACACCCTTATTTAAATTTGATGTAATTTATAAAGGCATCATCGATGtcataataatttaattacttagattgaataattgatcttgagaccggaataaaatgaaaaagtaaaTATTCCCTATTTCAACCATTAACAGATTCATGATACCCAATAACAATATAAGCAATTAAAGTTTTTTAGACTAATAACTCTTCCCCAAAACAATGTTTGCCCTACAATCtcagaaataattttaaaaataaatcttcTACAATCCAATATCATTTACTGCTATAGTAGTTCATAAACTTTATAAAGAAAaagtaatattttttattatttattttaagaattattaTCATGTACACCATCAATGAAAAATAAAACCCACAAACATGTTTAGTGATTCTCCtatcaaaattaaatttataattcacATTGAATACACAAAAtgttaattattttaattgttgtaaaaatattttaaaaatcctCAAGGAAATAAAAGAAGGTTTCCATTTTCCTAAACGTTTACATTTAATACACTATCTATGTATAAATTTATATACTAATTAGGTTTAtccatttataaatttataaagttaattttattttttatttctaagaTAATGATGTGTCAATTAATTGTCAATTCATAAATTATTCATTATACTTGACTACAgattatttaaaaagaaattattggCATAAAATcttgatttttatataaataaaattattatttttaatcatcAAAGGTGTTCTCATCTATTTTACAATCTGTTAAAGTCGGAGGTAGCATTTAAATAAAGCCCTCCCAATAATATCACTTGatctaaatattttaaaaattaattatttaaataaaatttgtatTCCATTGATAAAATTACTTCTTAAGCTTTAGCTATGAAATTTAACGGTATAAGTTACAAAGAAGTGCAGATAAAATAAATTAGGCTTAGATATATAacggtaaaaagaaaaaaaagaaaagaaaagataacaATTGAAATTtatgtattgttttaaatgattctCTATATACATCTCAATACTATAACTtacaaataaaatttttcaaaataattaaaaaacattataattttaaaaataatttaatttaaagtaAATTGTGGCTTATTAATTAAGTGTTTACATTTTTAAGATTAACTTGATTTTgtactaaaaaataatttaactcaatataattaaattttaatatatgccATTGACAAAATTTATCattccaataaaaataaaaacaaataaacaaaattaCGTAGAATAAAATGAaccaatatgaaaaaaaaaaactgttaTTATTAACCCAACAATTTAAAGAATAATTTTATATAGATCATAATTCTGCGGTCTAGTCGCTAAATTAAAGGCAAATTTTatgataattaaaaattatttaagacACAAAAGTATAATATCAAGTGAAAATCAAAAGCTTTTACATAAAATGTCATATACTCAATATCGTAATATTCTTTTTAAATGCTCCTATAAATTTAATATTGTGGTAGAATACACATTTGTTTCTCAAGATAACATTTGATTTGACGTTTAGATAGAAACAATCATTATAAAAAGTTTACCATTTAAAGGAAGGTAGAAAGAATTTCATTTATAACCTCAAGAGAAAAATATATGTTCAAAATATTATCTGTaattcacatttcacaattgattaatattttgtatcgataaatcattaaaattattcatttctaattactttttaatatttaatattttaaatgtgtttaataatatttttatttttaaaataatataaaaatttcaacaaaAAGGCATTGAATAAGATAAGTAGGTAGGTAGTTACTTATGTAGAAAATAttaggtttattttattttattaaagccAACAACCTCTTGGCCTGATGGCAAGAGTATTATGTTATAGGCATAAGAGTTTGAGTTTAATTTTAAGCAATCTCATTCCTTAcccttaattataaaaaaattattttattaaaaattaaaataagttattctttttataaaaaatattcaaattacattatttattttaatccaaaactattcaaataatataaaatattatactaataagatcataattgaaaataaataatctttaaaaatttaatatttaattttgtcaAGTGGAAATATTAATTTGTTAGAAAGTACGCAAAGAATGGGCAAACTATAAAAGTGttactaatataatataattattttaggtATGAAAAGAAATACAGAATTGGGTAAAAATCAATCTTCAACTGAAATTTTGACAATATGTAATAAATCTGAATATTTTTTagttgtaaattaataaaatgggCAAATTATAGAAAGTGTCACTAatgtaatataattattttagagTATGGAAAAAATAAAGAATTGAGTAAAATTCAATATCTAATTGAAATTTAACAATTTGTAGTAAATCTtaaatttttcatcataaaataaCAAATGATTCTTAATAACAT
Above is a genomic segment from Gossypium arboreum isolate Shixiya-1 chromosome 8, ASM2569848v2, whole genome shotgun sequence containing:
- the LOC108460086 gene encoding heavy metal-associated isoprenylated plant protein 30-like isoform X2; translated protein: MASLIARALGSLLSVIAYCIYGYRGKKKSVSTNINYCNFNMPKGRPPLSLQTVDLKVRMCCTGCERIVKNAIYKLRDSVEVDLEMEKVTVIGYVDRNMVLKRVRRAGKRAEFWPYPDPPLYFTSTTEYFKDTTNEFRESYNYYRHGYNLGHRHGNIPMTHRGDDKVSNFFNDDNVNACCLM
- the LOC108460086 gene encoding heavy metal-associated isoprenylated plant protein 30-like isoform X1, encoding MASLIARALGSLLSVIAYCIYGYRGKKKSVSTNINYCNFNMPKGRPPLSLQTVDLKVRMCCTGCERIVKNAIYKLRGIDSVEVDLEMEKVTVIGYVDRNMVLKRVRRAGKRAEFWPYPDPPLYFTSTTEYFKDTTNEFRESYNYYRHGYNLGHRHGNIPMTHRGDDKVSNFFNDDNVNACCLM